From Pseudomonas vanderleydeniana, the proteins below share one genomic window:
- a CDS encoding STAS-like domain-containing protein produces the protein MKSMRDQLYGIKRKIKKDSKVTLVLPSEFTFNRSEIKHFDQVLSVFNWKLRNVPVEIDFRSCSSANYQAASLLILYCWRLKQQGCTVSILLENEADPNGSRVWRMLGAQGLFAVCTDPKVNFNSNEHKPLFAIRNSDDFKSALKSMDDFTLNFGVEYQKTLRYVISELLYNVHEHGASDFHWKGKRYPTPSLLQFTWYERANELHFIVGDIGIGIKNHISKAYPGISTDEEAIRLAIQPEISGTFTTKDPYETRNNAGMGLFISSNILKKLRGDMHIISGRGAVHISPTDTTAKTLETTWPGTFVLVTVRLDRGTEFALDAMMSEFRDHAKAEIAARTNAATTQQLYVGMYNYFGKNADLKSEAIRYRDKYIIHALSEGKSLLLDFVDVDSSTHSFLNALLATPIRRLGLIAYKKIRIINATNEIRETIDYILDDNTSDGVAPNSNHEE, from the coding sequence ATGAAATCAATGCGCGACCAGCTATATGGAATCAAGAGAAAAATAAAGAAGGACTCTAAAGTTACTCTTGTACTACCAAGCGAATTCACCTTCAATAGAAGCGAAATAAAACACTTTGACCAAGTATTGTCAGTATTCAACTGGAAGCTACGAAACGTTCCAGTTGAAATTGACTTTCGCTCATGCAGCAGTGCAAACTATCAGGCCGCATCTTTATTAATCCTGTATTGCTGGAGACTAAAACAGCAAGGGTGCACTGTATCAATTCTATTAGAAAATGAAGCAGATCCTAACGGCAGTAGAGTTTGGAGAATGCTAGGCGCGCAAGGGTTGTTTGCAGTTTGCACGGACCCAAAAGTAAATTTCAATTCAAACGAGCACAAACCTCTTTTTGCCATCAGAAACTCAGACGACTTTAAGTCAGCACTGAAATCTATGGACGACTTCACCCTAAACTTCGGGGTCGAATATCAGAAAACCTTAAGATATGTAATATCTGAACTTTTATATAACGTACATGAACATGGCGCATCAGACTTTCACTGGAAGGGCAAAAGATACCCCACACCATCACTATTGCAATTCACATGGTATGAAAGAGCAAACGAACTACACTTCATTGTTGGCGACATAGGAATCGGCATAAAAAACCATATCAGCAAGGCTTACCCAGGAATTTCAACTGACGAAGAGGCTATTCGACTAGCCATCCAACCTGAAATATCTGGAACTTTCACCACCAAAGATCCATACGAGACACGCAACAACGCGGGCATGGGGCTATTTATATCATCAAACATTCTAAAAAAACTACGCGGCGACATGCACATCATATCTGGCCGCGGAGCCGTCCATATATCACCAACAGATACAACTGCAAAAACCTTAGAGACAACCTGGCCGGGTACATTTGTACTGGTAACAGTACGACTTGATCGCGGTACGGAATTCGCATTAGATGCAATGATGAGTGAGTTCCGCGATCATGCCAAAGCTGAAATCGCCGCGAGAACCAATGCGGCAACCACACAGCAATTATATGTCGGCATGTATAATTATTTTGGGAAAAATGCAGACCTCAAGTCGGAAGCCATTAGATACAGAGACAAATACATAATCCACGCACTCTCTGAAGGAAAATCACTCCTATTAGATTTTGTAGATGTAGACTCATCAACGCACAGTTTCCTTAACGCCCTACTAGCCACACCAATAAGGCGCCTAGGCTTAATTGCATACAAAAAAATCAGAATAATAAACGCAACAAACGAAATCAGGGAGACAATAGATTATATTCTTGATGACAACACTAGTGATGGTGTCGCGCCAAATTCAAATCATGAAGAGTAA
- a CDS encoding LysR family transcriptional regulator, protein MIACNKMNEFQSFDELGSLMSKTDRVDFADLKVFLAIVRRGSFKAAAGELGQTPSALSHALRRLEDRLGAKLLNRSSRAVSPTVQGAELAARLEEGFNQIGWALETVAAPGAASLGEIRLNVFADAAELLIAPALAEFVRRCPEVRLTIVVDNRPIDIVAEGYDAGLRYGHHVPKDMIALPLTGRQRWVLVASPEYIARRGLVQSIDDLANHTCLQLLLGDNSSFRWELSDGGQMRRIRVPGSLTINDTVTTIHAARAGLGIAYVLESRVEKELREGALSLVLPQHALDEDPIHIYYNSRRYNHPALQTLINIVRQQNGLPTLL, encoded by the coding sequence ATGATCGCATGCAATAAAATGAATGAATTTCAGTCCTTCGATGAACTTGGGTCACTCATGTCAAAAACAGATCGGGTTGATTTCGCCGACTTGAAGGTATTCCTGGCTATCGTGCGTCGCGGTAGTTTCAAGGCAGCTGCGGGTGAATTGGGGCAGACGCCGTCGGCACTCAGCCATGCCTTACGGCGGCTGGAGGATCGGTTAGGCGCGAAGCTGCTCAATCGCTCAAGCCGCGCAGTGTCTCCAACCGTGCAAGGCGCGGAGCTCGCTGCCCGCCTCGAGGAGGGCTTCAACCAGATCGGTTGGGCGTTGGAGACAGTGGCGGCGCCAGGGGCCGCAAGCCTGGGTGAAATTCGCCTAAATGTATTTGCCGATGCGGCTGAACTGCTGATAGCCCCGGCGCTGGCGGAGTTTGTCCGACGCTGCCCCGAGGTTCGCCTCACTATCGTGGTCGACAACCGGCCCATTGATATCGTCGCAGAGGGGTACGACGCAGGTTTGCGCTACGGACACCATGTGCCCAAGGACATGATTGCGCTGCCGTTGACCGGACGTCAGCGCTGGGTGCTGGTGGCCTCGCCCGAATACATCGCCCGGCGGGGGCTTGTACAGTCAATCGATGACTTGGCCAATCACACCTGTTTGCAGCTCCTGTTGGGGGATAATTCGAGTTTCCGTTGGGAGTTGAGCGATGGTGGCCAGATGCGCAGGATTCGGGTGCCCGGGTCCTTGACCATCAATGACACCGTGACGACGATTCACGCCGCGCGCGCGGGATTGGGAATTGCCTACGTGCTCGAAAGCCGTGTCGAGAAAGAGTTGCGCGAGGGGGCCCTCAGTCTGGTGCTTCCTCAGCACGCGTTAGACGAAGACCCGATCCACATCTACTACAACAGCCGACGCTACAACCATCCCGCTCTGCAAACACTGATCAACATTGTCAGGCAGCAGAACGGTCTTCCCACGCTGCTCTGA
- a CDS encoding cytochrome b, with amino-acid sequence MTAPNRHFNGLARWLHWLMACMILTMLFIGVGMTTSLNHRIWLIDLHRPLGIAILVLAVIRLANRWRHPPPPLPDSLPRWQQCAAIASHGLLYALMLGLPVIGWALLSAGGYPIVLFEGFNLPAIIPANPVSYAWLRDAHGVLAWLLYFVVVGHLSAALVHAWIHRDGVFSSMARGARDSD; translated from the coding sequence ATGACAGCCCCTAATCGGCATTTCAACGGCCTTGCGCGATGGCTGCACTGGTTGATGGCCTGCATGATCCTGACCATGCTCTTCATCGGCGTGGGCATGACGACGTCCCTGAACCATCGGATCTGGCTGATCGACCTGCACCGACCGCTCGGTATCGCCATCCTGGTGCTGGCCGTGATCCGCCTGGCCAACCGCTGGCGCCATCCGCCGCCGCCACTGCCAGACAGCCTGCCGCGTTGGCAGCAGTGCGCAGCGATCGCCTCCCATGGCCTGCTGTATGCGCTGATGCTGGGGCTGCCGGTGATTGGCTGGGCGTTGCTGTCGGCCGGTGGCTATCCGATCGTGTTGTTCGAGGGATTCAACCTGCCTGCGATCATACCGGCCAACCCGGTTTCATATGCCTGGCTACGTGATGCGCATGGCGTGCTGGCCTGGTTGCTCTACTTCGTCGTCGTCGGGCACCTCTCGGCAGCCCTGGTGCACGCCTGGATCCATCGGGACGGGGTGTTCTCCAGCATGGCCCGGGGTGCGAGGGATTCCGACTGA
- a CDS encoding lysis system i-spanin subunit Rz: protein MRLLELIPAPYRLAAFVVLLALVAGGSAVASWQVQNWRYGQQLEHQARLQADALNEQSLASAALQLAEQDKRLALEQRLQTSDQIHSKELNDVQQNQARLRDRLATADLRLSVLLDRSDPAAGCAVPTTTAAGSVVHAAPRARLDPAHAQRIVGITDDGDQGLIALQACQAYVKEVSTPQ, encoded by the coding sequence ATGCGCCTCCTCGAACTGATCCCAGCACCTTACCGCCTGGCGGCATTCGTCGTGCTGCTGGCCCTGGTGGCCGGTGGTTCGGCGGTTGCGTCCTGGCAGGTTCAGAACTGGCGCTACGGCCAGCAGTTGGAGCATCAGGCCCGACTGCAGGCGGACGCGCTCAACGAGCAGTCCCTCGCCTCGGCCGCGCTGCAGCTTGCCGAGCAGGACAAGCGCCTGGCCCTGGAGCAGCGGCTTCAGACCAGTGATCAGATCCATTCGAAGGAATTGAACGATGTGCAACAGAATCAGGCTCGCCTGCGCGATCGCCTTGCTACTGCCGATCTGCGGCTGTCAGTCCTCCTCGATCGGAGCGACCCTGCCGCCGGATGTGCGGTGCCAACCACCACCGCCGCCGGCAGCGTGGTTCATGCAGCCCCGCGCGCCAGACTTGACCCGGCGCATGCTCAACGAATTGTCGGAATCACCGACGACGGCGATCAAGGACTGATCGCGCTGCAGGCCTGTCAGGCCTACGTGAAGGAAGTTTCAACTCCGCAATAA
- a CDS encoding helix-turn-helix domain-containing protein: protein MTDETLRRSVEGASPARLRFAQKFKQARRAAGLTQADVMNRSGVQRTTLSDIEQGKHNVTIDMMDRLANAVGYPLAELL from the coding sequence ATGACGGATGAAACCCTGCGTCGTTCGGTTGAAGGCGCTTCACCGGCCCGCCTGCGCTTCGCCCAGAAATTCAAGCAGGCCCGTCGGGCTGCCGGGCTGACGCAGGCCGACGTGATGAATCGCTCCGGCGTGCAGCGCACCACCCTCTCGGATATCGAGCAAGGCAAGCACAATGTCACCATCGACATGATGGACCGCCTGGCGAATGCGGTCGGCTATCCGCTGGCCGAGCTGCTCTGA
- a CDS encoding MFS transporter, protein MPETAEPLPARLPTAAFLPFLIAGVIIAAAYGSSFLLPEYLRTMAFDNTSIGRVISAGMVTTLLCCCLAGWAAQHIGVMGSITAAAVAMAGAMVAFACVPLAPEAAYAGGLLLGVGWSVFYILAPLQIIHHLQPSARLQYFTILSGAQMAGLGLATPLGHLIVQASASYGLFYELAGSACLVSALCLVIAQRAMAQLPKSATRQVSLRLTDLKALLGSQAALPIAMILLGACIFSGLSTYQASYAEGRQLRADNFFITFTLTSVLLRFSVARSIGRLPLQRLAVGLFLFTSLSLGMFLLNRGSTSLYLLATVVFAVGYGLSYSTLNSLAVNQAEANGLSPSVTSQVFTLAYFIGLFGFPSLGGAIMGHWGIDWVLVCLLAAALINLLLIASTHYRRLPSI, encoded by the coding sequence ATGCCCGAAACCGCCGAGCCATTGCCTGCCAGGCTTCCAACAGCCGCCTTCCTGCCTTTTCTGATCGCGGGCGTCATCATCGCCGCCGCCTACGGTTCCAGCTTTCTGCTGCCGGAATACCTGCGGACAATGGCCTTCGACAACACCAGCATCGGCCGCGTGATATCGGCTGGAATGGTCACCACCCTCTTGTGCTGTTGCCTGGCCGGCTGGGCGGCTCAGCACATCGGCGTCATGGGCAGTATCACCGCAGCTGCCGTAGCGATGGCCGGGGCGATGGTCGCGTTTGCCTGCGTGCCTCTGGCACCGGAGGCGGCGTATGCCGGCGGACTGTTGCTGGGTGTCGGCTGGTCGGTCTTCTATATCCTGGCCCCGCTGCAGATCATCCATCACCTGCAACCCAGCGCTCGCCTGCAGTACTTCACGATCCTCTCCGGGGCGCAGATGGCCGGGCTCGGCTTGGCAACCCCGCTGGGCCACCTGATCGTCCAGGCAAGCGCGAGCTACGGCCTGTTTTATGAGTTGGCGGGCAGCGCCTGCCTGGTGTCGGCGCTTTGTCTGGTGATCGCGCAGCGGGCCATGGCGCAACTCCCGAAGTCCGCCACCCGGCAGGTCTCGCTGCGCCTCACTGATCTCAAGGCCCTGCTGGGCAGCCAGGCGGCCTTGCCGATTGCAATGATCTTACTGGGGGCATGCATTTTCTCCGGTCTTTCCACCTACCAGGCCAGCTATGCCGAGGGCCGCCAGTTGCGAGCGGACAATTTTTTCATCACCTTCACCCTGACCAGTGTCCTGCTGCGCTTCTCGGTCGCACGTTCAATCGGACGCCTGCCGCTGCAGCGCCTGGCGGTCGGGCTGTTCCTGTTCACCAGCCTGTCGCTGGGCATGTTTCTGCTCAACCGCGGCAGTACGTCGCTTTATCTACTGGCGACGGTGGTCTTCGCCGTCGGCTACGGGCTGAGCTACTCCACGCTCAACAGCCTGGCGGTCAACCAGGCGGAAGCGAATGGCCTTTCCCCTTCGGTCACCTCGCAGGTCTTTACGCTGGCCTACTTCATCGGGCTGTTCGGCTTTCCATCGCTCGGCGGTGCGATCATGGGTCATTGGGGCATCGACTGGGTATTGGTGTGCCTGCTTGCTGCTGCGCTGATCAATCTGCTGCTGATAGCGAGTACCCACTATCGCCGGCTGCCGAGCATTTGA
- a CDS encoding HNH endonuclease, translating to MNNKNFCALCEKPIEISNNSREHIIPRSIGGRRKIRSFICIDCNSRSGDSWDAEIWQQFSHVAMMHGVERERGDPPDIKIQTIDGKHYLLLPDGSMTIPNAIYQTEPSEKGLRIHITARDELTAHKMVRQVAKKNPKVDAASFLRGMTVTETPLETPITFSAQFGGELAGRSMVKTAVALAVASGVSVQSCDTAMQYLKNDTATPPYAFFYLRNLVMNRPSTHAFNCVSVLSIPSKRKLLGYVEYFSMSRIAIILSEQYDGPMVNATYSFNPASNSELDLNVDLNLSENELELIRTNQAFTTETYAAALKAGFDIIYNRSQSRHLEREASNAFEYVCKTMEIPKEGIIPLERAQEFSKLFADYFVSKISHMIRH from the coding sequence ATGAACAACAAGAACTTCTGTGCCCTCTGTGAAAAGCCAATTGAAATTTCCAACAACTCTCGCGAGCACATTATTCCGCGATCAATCGGTGGTCGACGCAAAATCCGCTCATTCATTTGCATCGATTGCAATAGCCGTTCGGGTGACAGTTGGGATGCTGAGATCTGGCAGCAGTTTTCCCACGTAGCCATGATGCACGGTGTTGAACGAGAAAGAGGAGACCCGCCGGATATCAAGATTCAGACTATCGACGGGAAACACTACCTCTTGCTTCCTGATGGCAGTATGACAATACCAAATGCAATCTACCAGACCGAGCCGAGCGAAAAAGGTTTGAGAATCCATATCACAGCAAGGGATGAGTTAACAGCTCATAAAATGGTTCGTCAGGTTGCGAAAAAGAACCCTAAGGTAGATGCTGCTTCATTTTTGAGAGGCATGACAGTAACTGAGACTCCCCTTGAGACCCCCATAACCTTTTCAGCTCAATTTGGCGGAGAACTTGCGGGGCGCTCAATGGTCAAAACTGCTGTCGCATTAGCAGTAGCTTCCGGTGTTAGTGTTCAGTCCTGCGATACAGCGATGCAGTACTTAAAAAACGATACTGCAACACCGCCCTACGCTTTCTTTTATCTGCGAAATTTGGTCATGAACCGACCATCAACTCACGCCTTTAATTGTGTAAGCGTTCTCAGCATCCCTTCTAAGCGAAAACTTTTAGGTTATGTTGAGTATTTTTCCATGTCGCGAATCGCGATCATCCTAAGTGAACAATATGATGGCCCCATGGTGAATGCCACTTACTCCTTCAATCCCGCCAGTAACTCTGAGCTCGACCTTAACGTGGACCTCAACCTTTCCGAAAATGAGTTAGAGCTGATCAGAACCAATCAAGCATTTACAACTGAAACCTATGCTGCCGCTCTCAAAGCAGGATTCGACATAATTTATAACCGCAGCCAGTCTAGACATTTAGAACGAGAGGCAAGCAATGCTTTCGAATACGTGTGTAAAACCATGGAAATTCCGAAAGAAGGCATAATTCCACTCGAACGTGCGCAAGAATTCTCTAAGCTTTTCGCTGATTATTTCGTATCGAAAATTTCGCATATGATTCGCCATTAA
- a CDS encoding helix-turn-helix domain-containing protein translates to MLEVSTEELDSRPTSPAPVSAARYCETQLEALGRLFTAAQDLSLEASRCALFLLGWYYPAEVGGVDLSLVGWRVSSPVATDMALVFQLMLHLQQSGAGVSQLGFDTQARSLLAIWFPEALGMPPRPATGPELKAFRQRHDLTRQACAALVRVPTSVYREWEQDRYPIPMALWIELRTLMGERRLRSTPRGAAAERVVWGRFG, encoded by the coding sequence ATGCTTGAAGTGAGCACAGAAGAGTTGGACAGCAGGCCGACAAGTCCAGCCCCGGTATCGGCCGCCAGGTACTGCGAGACACAACTTGAGGCACTGGGCCGGCTGTTCACGGCGGCGCAGGACTTGAGCCTGGAGGCCTCCCGCTGTGCCTTGTTTCTATTGGGTTGGTACTACCCTGCCGAAGTCGGCGGCGTCGACCTCTCGCTGGTCGGCTGGAGAGTCTCCTCACCGGTGGCCACCGACATGGCCCTGGTCTTCCAACTGATGCTGCACCTGCAGCAAAGCGGCGCCGGTGTGTCCCAGCTCGGTTTTGACACTCAGGCCCGCTCCTTGCTGGCCATATGGTTTCCCGAAGCTCTCGGCATGCCCCCCAGACCGGCGACCGGGCCTGAGCTGAAGGCCTTTCGTCAACGTCATGACCTGACCCGGCAAGCCTGTGCCGCCTTGGTCAGGGTACCAACTTCCGTCTACAGGGAATGGGAACAGGATCGCTACCCGATTCCCATGGCGCTGTGGATCGAACTGCGCACCCTGATGGGTGAGCGTCGCCTGCGCTCGACCCCGCGAGGGGCGGCGGCAGAACGGGTGGTGTGGGGGCGTTTCGGCTGA
- a CDS encoding PLP-dependent aminotransferase family protein — protein MSKDDELSLTQQLVNGICRWIEARRIRPGTRLPSIRQLARDKQVSHSRVIEAYERLVSLGILESRQGKGFFLAEPLAAQSDDAADTPQVNDASWQPLTQPSQDRLNLCCGWIPDAWREPQVVGFAIRQVTRTDPDSLFSYSSPLGLPLLRQQIQQRLERMDVRVGHEQILTTQGVSHAMDLLVRSLLKPGDCVLVESPGYPNLFNLLQAAGVRLLSISRTQDGPDIRRLEALLQEHRPRCLFINSMYHNPTGTSLRPATAHRLLQLAEIHDFHIIEDDTYADLHNGAGIRLASLDSQNRVIYVASFSKTLSGSLRVGYLVSSADQVRRLAQFKSVTSLGTSRFVESVVATLLGNGAYRKLLQRLRERLDKAMAQTLRHLEAYGWETFAEPVGGMFVWARCAPFGFARLNQVAAACGVMLSSGDAYYLDGQDSDWIRINVAYADDPRATAFFERLAAERDRQPGLKCSAAGDSGYSLSAAD, from the coding sequence GTGAGCAAGGACGATGAGCTGTCCCTGACGCAGCAACTGGTCAACGGTATCTGTCGGTGGATCGAGGCACGGCGCATTCGGCCGGGTACACGCCTGCCGTCGATTCGCCAGCTGGCCCGGGACAAGCAGGTCAGCCACTCGCGAGTGATTGAAGCCTATGAGCGACTGGTTTCCCTGGGGATTCTGGAGTCCCGCCAGGGCAAGGGGTTCTTCCTGGCTGAGCCGCTTGCCGCGCAGAGCGACGATGCGGCAGACACGCCGCAGGTCAACGATGCGTCCTGGCAACCTCTGACCCAGCCCAGCCAGGATCGGTTGAACCTGTGCTGTGGCTGGATTCCCGACGCCTGGCGCGAGCCACAGGTGGTGGGTTTTGCCATCCGCCAGGTGACCAGGACCGACCCCGACAGTCTATTCAGCTACAGTTCGCCGCTGGGCCTGCCGCTCTTGCGCCAGCAGATCCAACAGCGCCTGGAGCGCATGGATGTCCGGGTCGGTCACGAACAGATCCTCACCACCCAGGGGGTAAGCCATGCCATGGACCTGCTGGTCAGGAGCCTGCTCAAGCCAGGTGACTGCGTTCTGGTCGAGTCGCCTGGCTACCCGAACCTGTTCAATCTGTTGCAAGCCGCTGGCGTGCGCCTGCTGAGCATATCGAGAACGCAGGACGGGCCGGACATCCGGCGCCTCGAGGCGTTGCTGCAGGAGCACCGGCCGCGATGCCTCTTCATCAACAGCATGTACCACAACCCCACGGGTACCTCGTTGCGCCCGGCGACTGCGCATCGTCTGTTGCAACTGGCAGAGATCCACGACTTCCATATCATCGAGGACGATACCTATGCTGACTTGCACAATGGTGCCGGTATCCGACTGGCCAGCCTGGACTCGCAGAACCGGGTGATTTACGTCGCCAGTTTTTCCAAGACCCTGAGCGGGTCGCTACGGGTCGGCTACCTGGTGTCCAGTGCCGATCAGGTGCGGCGTTTGGCTCAGTTCAAGTCGGTGACGAGCCTGGGTACGTCCCGGTTCGTCGAGAGCGTGGTTGCCACGCTGCTTGGTAACGGTGCCTATCGCAAGCTGCTGCAACGGTTGCGCGAGCGCCTCGACAAGGCAATGGCCCAGACCCTCAGGCACCTGGAAGCCTATGGCTGGGAAACCTTCGCCGAGCCGGTCGGCGGAATGTTCGTCTGGGCGCGTTGCGCACCGTTCGGCTTTGCCCGGTTGAATCAAGTCGCGGCGGCCTGCGGCGTCATGCTGTCCAGTGGTGATGCCTACTATCTGGACGGCCAGGACAGCGACTGGATTCGCATCAATGTCGCCTATGCCGACGATCCGCGTGCGACGGCGTTTTTCGAGCGCCTGGCTGCCGAGCGCGATCGGCAACCAGGTCTCAAATGCTCGGCAGCCGGCGATAGTGGGTACTCGCTATCAGCAGCAGATTGA
- a CDS encoding DNA adenine methylase → MSSPIVPWMGGKRRLADRLIPLFPPHECYVEVFAGGAALYFMRPQAAPVEVLNDLNGDLVTLYRVVQNHLEEFVRQFKWALSSRQIFEWQKMTRPETLTDIQRAARFFYLQQHAFGGKVSGQTFGTATTGPAINLLRIEENLSAAWQRLAGTYVENLPWLECAERYDRAHTFHYMDPPYWQTAGYGVDFPFEEYERMADFMRRCKGKVMVSINDHPDIRRVFAGFHFETVDIRYTTANQRQGKAEVTGELVIMNWEPAALCGLF, encoded by the coding sequence ATGTCCTCTCCGATTGTTCCCTGGATGGGCGGCAAACGCCGCCTGGCCGACCGCCTCATCCCTCTCTTTCCTCCCCATGAATGCTACGTCGAAGTATTTGCCGGCGGTGCCGCGCTCTACTTCATGCGTCCCCAGGCTGCGCCCGTGGAGGTTCTGAACGACCTCAACGGCGACCTGGTGACGTTGTATCGCGTTGTGCAGAACCATCTCGAGGAGTTCGTGCGCCAATTCAAGTGGGCGCTGTCCTCACGGCAGATCTTCGAGTGGCAGAAGATGACCCGCCCCGAAACGCTGACTGACATCCAGCGCGCGGCCCGGTTTTTCTACCTGCAGCAGCACGCGTTCGGCGGCAAGGTCTCTGGCCAGACGTTCGGCACCGCGACCACCGGGCCGGCCATCAACCTGCTGCGGATCGAGGAGAACCTCTCGGCCGCGTGGCAGCGTCTCGCCGGCACGTACGTCGAGAACCTGCCCTGGCTTGAGTGCGCCGAGCGCTATGATCGGGCACACACCTTCCACTACATGGACCCACCTTACTGGCAGACGGCCGGCTATGGTGTCGACTTCCCGTTCGAGGAGTACGAACGGATGGCGGACTTCATGCGGCGATGTAAGGGTAAGGTGATGGTCAGCATCAACGACCACCCGGACATTCGGCGTGTGTTTGCGGGCTTCCATTTCGAGACGGTGGATATCCGCTACACCACGGCCAATCAGCGGCAGGGAAAGGCCGAGGTGACGGGTGAGCTGGTGATCATGAACTGGGAGCCGGCCGCGCTATGCGGGTTGTTTTAA
- a CDS encoding glycoside hydrolase family 19 protein: MTVTVQQLQQILPNAGKKAGVFVSALNAAMDRRQIDTPKRAAAFLAQVGHESAQLLYVRELGSDQYLSKYDTGTLAARLGNTPAADGDGQRYRGRGLIQITGRSNYRQCSVALFGDERLLQQPELLEQPQWAAESAAWFWQQQRLNELADADQFNSITRRINGGLNGLEDRLQIWARARAVLCASSN, translated from the coding sequence ATGACAGTCACCGTGCAACAGCTTCAGCAGATCCTCCCGAACGCCGGCAAGAAAGCCGGCGTTTTTGTGTCTGCCCTCAACGCGGCCATGGACCGCCGGCAGATCGACACTCCCAAGCGTGCTGCAGCGTTCCTGGCCCAGGTCGGTCACGAGTCCGCGCAACTGCTCTACGTGCGCGAGCTGGGCAGCGACCAGTACCTGAGCAAGTACGACACCGGTACCCTCGCTGCTCGCCTGGGCAACACCCCGGCCGCCGACGGTGATGGCCAGCGCTATCGCGGTCGCGGGCTGATCCAGATCACTGGCCGTTCCAACTATCGCCAGTGCAGTGTTGCGCTGTTCGGCGACGAACGTCTGCTGCAGCAGCCTGAGCTGCTTGAGCAGCCACAGTGGGCCGCTGAGTCGGCCGCGTGGTTCTGGCAGCAGCAGAGGCTCAACGAGCTGGCCGATGCCGACCAGTTCAACAGCATTACCCGCCGGATCAATGGCGGTCTGAACGGTCTGGAGGATCGCCTGCAGATCTGGGCGCGGGCGAGGGCAGTGTTATGCGCCTCCTCGAACTGA
- a CDS encoding aldo/keto reductase translates to MQEEKKMHSRPFGNTDVEVSEIGFGAWAIGGSWGSVSEEDARAALHAALDNGVTFIDTADVYGDGRSERIIADVMKSRPGDRPFIATKAGRRLDPHVAGGYTRANLNAFVERSLKNLETECLDLVQLHCPPTEVYYQPEVFQVMEDMVAAGKIRRYGVSVEKVEEALKAIEFPNVASVQMIYNIFRQRPAALFMQEAKRRAVAVIVRVPLASGLLTGKMNASTAFAPDDHRLFNRNGEAFDKGETFAGVPYELALEVVEQIRPHVPDGVTLAQFALRWILMESGVTTVIPGAKNAQQALGNSAASDLPPISPSTMDALRSLYQSKIAPHVHHQW, encoded by the coding sequence ATGCAAGAGGAGAAGAAGATGCACAGCAGACCATTCGGCAACACTGACGTAGAGGTTTCCGAGATTGGATTTGGCGCTTGGGCCATTGGCGGCTCCTGGGGGTCGGTTTCCGAAGAGGACGCTAGAGCCGCATTGCACGCGGCGTTGGATAACGGGGTCACTTTCATCGACACAGCGGACGTCTACGGCGATGGCCGCTCCGAACGCATCATCGCAGACGTCATGAAGTCTCGCCCCGGTGATCGGCCCTTCATTGCAACAAAGGCTGGCCGCCGGCTGGATCCTCACGTGGCCGGTGGGTACACCCGCGCCAACCTGAACGCGTTCGTTGAGCGGTCACTGAAGAATCTGGAAACCGAGTGCCTGGATCTCGTTCAGTTGCACTGCCCGCCGACCGAGGTGTATTACCAACCCGAGGTCTTCCAGGTGATGGAAGACATGGTTGCCGCCGGCAAGATCCGTCGATACGGCGTATCAGTGGAAAAAGTTGAGGAGGCACTCAAGGCCATCGAGTTTCCCAACGTTGCTTCGGTCCAGATGATCTACAACATCTTCCGTCAGCGGCCTGCTGCACTGTTCATGCAAGAAGCCAAGCGGCGCGCAGTAGCGGTGATTGTCCGAGTCCCGCTCGCATCAGGCCTGCTGACGGGGAAAATGAACGCGTCCACGGCCTTTGCCCCTGATGACCATCGACTCTTCAACAGAAACGGCGAAGCATTTGACAAGGGCGAAACCTTCGCCGGCGTACCGTATGAGCTCGCCCTCGAGGTCGTGGAGCAAATCCGTCCGCATGTACCCGATGGCGTGACCCTGGCCCAATTCGCCCTACGCTGGATTCTGATGGAAAGCGGAGTGACCACCGTGATCCCCGGAGCCAAGAACGCCCAGCAGGCCCTGGGCAACAGCGCGGCCAGTGACTTGCCGCCGATCTCGCCGAGCACGATGGACGCGCTGCGCAGTCTTTACCAGAGCAAGATCGCTCCCCATGTGCATCATCAGTGGTAA